A window of Photobacterium sp. GJ3 contains these coding sequences:
- a CDS encoding thioesterase II family protein: MWFEKKKASQSEHQEHILFLFPYSGGSSEVFDQMIEKLPVHVSAYVFQLPGMGVRFTEPLSNDIDYILNESLKVMDNIRNGRNFSFYGHSTGALFAYLFTLKMNPKGARPMHLWIAAESAPHVNEFHEDPIVFTDQQIAEKLKRYGKLSDEVIHDPDFMEFYYPIMRNEFSINYQLNERLKNTCLDQELILIHGEEDSHVKIDEILAWESYTSKSTAVHRIQSGHFFIEDRAREVVQIICSQI, translated from the coding sequence ATGTGGTTTGAAAAAAAGAAAGCCAGTCAATCTGAACATCAGGAACATATTTTATTTCTGTTTCCATATTCCGGTGGCAGTTCTGAGGTGTTTGATCAAATGATTGAAAAACTCCCGGTTCATGTCTCGGCCTATGTATTTCAGCTTCCGGGAATGGGGGTAAGGTTCACAGAACCTTTGAGTAATGATATTGATTATATTTTGAATGAATCTTTGAAAGTCATGGATAACATTCGAAATGGTCGAAATTTTTCTTTCTATGGTCATAGTACCGGGGCACTGTTTGCCTACTTATTTACCTTAAAAATGAACCCAAAGGGGGCGAGGCCGATGCATCTTTGGATTGCCGCGGAATCAGCGCCTCATGTAAATGAGTTTCATGAAGACCCAATCGTATTTACTGATCAGCAAATCGCGGAGAAGTTAAAAAGGTATGGAAAATTGTCTGATGAAGTGATTCATGATCCAGACTTTATGGAATTTTATTACCCCATCATGAGGAATGAATTTTCGATTAACTATCAGCTGAATGAAAGACTGAAGAACACTTGTCTTGATCAAGAATTAATTCTTATACATGGAGAAGAAGACTCGCATGTGAAGATTGATGAGATTTTGGCGTGGGAGTCTTATACGTCGAAATCAACTGCCGTACATCGGATTCAATCGGGTCATTTTTTTATTGAGGACAGAGCGCGTGAGGTTGTTCAGATCATTTGCAGCCAAATCTGA
- a CDS encoding thioesterase domain-containing protein → MQAGNPAYPAIFLIHPIGGDIYFYRDLVKALPSEYPMYAIRSPMLTTEVQYRSLEEMANTYLEMIEPYLGGLTPVLAGSSFGGIVAYEMAMQYKEKHDVSLPVAMIDSPCYGNLPESMSSLEILDYLMTFGMADIKLDWSQYDSMDSLEEKIEYLGQVSHDTAYESILSASFLPKYLKVWECNNQLMQNYEAKGSDSHLLFFSHTEEIPGFPTDQDKFWKRLGHASFRVVPASGNHLTMNGPLNSEFLARHLSQWSQDKCVEMSELSESSS, encoded by the coding sequence ATGCAGGCAGGGAACCCAGCATATCCAGCGATTTTCCTGATTCATCCAATCGGGGGAGATATTTATTTTTACCGGGACCTGGTGAAAGCCTTACCGAGTGAATATCCGATGTATGCAATCCGGTCGCCGATGCTGACCACTGAGGTTCAGTATCGTTCCTTGGAAGAAATGGCAAACACCTATCTGGAGATGATTGAGCCTTATCTGGGTGGTCTCACCCCAGTGCTTGCGGGCTCTTCTTTTGGCGGAATTGTGGCATATGAAATGGCCATGCAATATAAAGAAAAACATGATGTTTCTTTACCTGTTGCGATGATTGACAGCCCTTGTTATGGCAATTTGCCAGAGAGTATGTCTAGTCTTGAAATTCTTGATTACCTCATGACATTCGGTATGGCGGATATCAAACTGGATTGGAGTCAATACGATTCAATGGATAGTTTGGAGGAAAAAATTGAATATCTTGGTCAAGTGAGTCATGACACAGCATATGAATCTATTCTTTCTGCATCTTTCTTACCTAAGTATTTAAAGGTTTGGGAGTGTAATAATCAATTGATGCAGAACTATGAAGCGAAGGGCTCTGACAGTCATCTGTTATTTTTCTCCCATACGGAAGAGATTCCCGGATTTCCGACCGACCAGGATAAGTTCTGGAAGCGTTTAGGGCATGCCTCTTTCCGTGTTGTGCCGGCTTCCGGCAATCACTTAACGATGAATGGGCCACTGAATTCAGAATTTCTTGCTCGTCATCTCTCACAATGGAGTCAGGATAAATGTGTTGAAATGAGTGAACTTTCAGAGTCGTCATCATAA
- the yeiP gene encoding elongation factor P-like protein YeiP → MPKASEIKKSAAIEHDGKVYFVKEINKLTPSGRAGSSLYRMRMYDVATNAKADVSFKADDIITLADFSRHPAAFSYIDGEEYVFMDNEDYTPYHFHKDVIEEELLFITEDTQGLHVLVVNGAPVALELPSTVDLDIVETDPSIKGASASARTKPAVLSTGLTVQVPEYIANGDRIRVNTLEHKYMNRVEK, encoded by the coding sequence ATGCCAAAGGCGAGTGAGATTAAAAAGTCTGCAGCCATTGAACACGATGGTAAAGTTTATTTTGTAAAGGAAATCAATAAGCTGACGCCAAGTGGCCGTGCCGGTAGCAGTTTGTACCGGATGCGTATGTATGATGTTGCGACCAACGCGAAAGCGGATGTCAGCTTCAAAGCGGATGACATCATCACCCTGGCAGATTTCAGTCGTCACCCAGCGGCTTTTTCTTACATTGACGGTGAAGAGTACGTCTTCATGGACAATGAAGATTACACCCCGTATCACTTCCATAAAGATGTGATCGAAGAAGAACTGCTGTTTATCACGGAAGATACTCAGGGTTTGCATGTGTTGGTGGTCAATGGTGCGCCCGTGGCATTGGAACTGCCATCAACGGTTGATCTGGACATCGTCGAGACCGATCCGTCGATTAAGGGTGCATCTGCCAGTGCGCGGACCAAGCCTGCGGTGCTGAGTACAGGTCTGACGGTACAGGTGCCTGAATACATCGCAAACGGCGATCGAATTCGCGTTAACACGCTGGAACATAAATACATGAACCGCGTTGAGAAATAA